A genome region from Cryptococcus neoformans var. neoformans B-3501A chromosome 8, whole genome shotgun sequence includes the following:
- a CDS encoding hypothetical protein (HMMPfam hit to Choline_kinase, Choline/ethanolamine kinase, score: 239.4, E(): 6.4e-69) → MVVTPTRPPVEPSGPPLSPLALASTAPRNSSDSYFAAQAGSRPLPRHRRTSGSSFSKLSEFSLDPPLLDKTDQYAASPDQIDENGVTGVRHVALSVDASEWRQPVFKQKVLAILRRLHVPRWSSTLLTPTNIHLQKVSGALTNAVFFVSFNPAPNPTSPSESPLLTPTIPPSDPSHPPPLTPDQYPHTLLFRVYGPSSEALISRSEELRILHVLSTQYGIGPRVFGTFTNGRVEEFFPSRALTAQELRDPSISRGIARRMRELHSVDLRRLGYEQGRATEPALWICLKEWSEAAEDVITSLTALGGTLEAWVERFSLHRIREEVTIYRNFVESQSGKGSGVVFAHNDTQYGNLLRLDVELPPNTPEHCRYIVIDFEYASPNPRGYDIANHFHEWRANYHHPTHSHSLIPHFPYPTPIQREDFYRSYLSVEVDGRNGEEVVGKRKDVPADKVAALEREVRIWSPGCSINWALWGLVQAEEQVCALATKKEGYVPEFDYLSYAAERLEMFRDEAKKLGVPL, encoded by the exons ATGGTGGTCACCCCCACCCGTCCCCCCGTCGAGCCATCCGGCCcccccctctccccctTGGCACTCGCCTCCACTGCCCCCCGAAACAGCTCGGACTCATACTTCGCCGCCCAAGCCGGATCAAGGCCGCTGCCCAGGCACAGGAGGACATCAGGAAGCAGCTTCTCAAAGCTGTCCGAGTTCAGCTTGGACCCTCCGCTTCTCGACAAAACGGATCAGTACGCTGCCTCGCCTGACCAGATCGATGAAAACGGCGTCACAGGCGTCCGGCATGTGGCGCTGAGTGTGGATGCCAG CGAATGGCGGCAGCCAGTTTTCAAGCAAAAAGTCCTAGCCATCTTACGACGCCTT CACGTCCCGAGATGGTCCTCTACACTCTTGACACCCACCAACATCCATCTTCAAAAAGTCTCGGGGGCCTTGACAAACGCCGTCTTCTTTGTCTCTTTCAATCCCGCTCCCAACCCAACTTCGCCTTCCGAATCGCCCCTGCTAACCCCTACCATTCCTCCATCTGATCCATCCCACCCCCCACCGCTCACTCCCGACCAGTACCCCcacacccttctcttcagaGTCTATGGCCCTTCCTCTGAGGCACTCATCTCCCGATCGGAAGAACTACGTATACTCCACGTCCTTAGTACTCAATATGGCATTGGCCCCAGAGTTTTTGGCACTTTTACCAATGGCCGGGTCGAGGAATTCTTCCCATCACGCGCTTTGACCGCTCAAGAGTTACGCGACCCCAGTATTTCTCGTGGCATTGCCCGGCGGATGCGCGAACTTCACTCGGTGGACTTGCGTCGCTTGGGATACGAACAAGGTCGCGCTACGGAGCCCGCTTTATGGATATGTCTCAAAGAATGGTCTGAAGCAGCGGAAGATGTCATCACCTCTTTGACGGCCCTCGGCGGAACATTGGAAGCATGGGTAGAGCGTTTCTCTTTACATCGTATCCGGGAAGAAGTCACAATCTACCGGAACTTTGTAGAATCGCAAAGTGGAAAGGGCAGTGGCGTTGTGTTTGCTC ACAACGACACGCAGTATGGAAATCTGTTACGCCTCGATGTTGAGCTTCCGCCCAACACTCCCGAACATTGCCGT tATATTGTGATTGACTTTGAATATGCTTCTCCCAACCCCCGTGGGTACGATATCGCCAACCATTTCCACGAATGGCGAGCCAATTACCACCATCCAACTCATTCTCACTCCCTCAttcctcatttcccctACCCCACACCTATTCAGCGTGAAGACTTTTATCGATCATACTTGTCCGTCGAAGTTGACGGAAGAAACGGCGAAGAAGTGGTGGGCAAACGCAAGGATGTTCCAGCAGACAAGGTTGCTGCTCTTGAACGTGAAGTAAGGATTTGGAGCCCGGGGTGCAGTATAAACTGGGCGTTGTGGGGTTTGGTTCAAGCTGAAGAACAGGTCTGTGCCTTGGCcacgaagaaggaagggtaTGTCCCAGAATTCGATTATCTC TCGTACGCCGCTGAGCGACTTGAAATGTTTCGGGACGAAGCCAAGAAGCTTGGAGTTCCGTTATAG
- a CDS encoding hypothetical protein (HMMPfam hit to WD40, WD domain, G-beta repeat, score: 78.8, E(): 1.3e-20) codes for MSDRRRQEIEEKRARLAELRRARDERKQLLAQAEKGSAEPLSTSRRDVNELVDSLLARPATPLTGPSSTRPSTIGTPARPSGSTPPASIPGTPGGRVSRLSNDGSLSRVAGSTAGGASVGVPGTVDQENMPSPSPSQAVDFVDHQAELFELPSKSAKAAPVTYSKAIQTMTSMSTSTDDADVDDAQSEGEDGTGRRRRRKGEADESGKETEDEMRKRILEELDEERKALEKELRELREKTEELKIAELSDEQRQAIFAAPDFTSFIEESTRIVQRALSDGYDYIKDYTIGIDGAFDESEGQKVKLFCAFSDERWTNGRSVTDVDWSPKFPELSVASYNKNPSAVNDPDGIVAVWNLHLLERPEFVFHSPSDVLSVNFSPYHPTLIFGGTYSGQVLLWDTRAKHLPVLKTPLSATAHTYPIYAMKMVGTQNANNLISSSTDGLVCSWLADMLAQPQEALPLTMPAHNKTDEVSITCFDFPDNETSTFWIGTEEGSVYQANRYDRASAKAGINPDEAYRGHAAPVTGIHFHPGTGSIDFSNLFLTSSVDWTVKLWRTKAANTTKGASGTQANGNGEDKTVAPVHSFEEASDYVFDVKWHPHHPAVFGTVDGSGKFDLWNLNQDVEVPIISTNVSPRAINKLAWDRSATARKVALGSSDGKVYIYDVAEKLVVPRDSEWVETQKNVQSLAASKDGANGVLGNESVSGSAGRYRL; via the exons ATGAGCGACAGAAGACGgcaagagattgaagaaaaaagagcaAGGCTTGCAGAGCTCAGAAGAGCTAGGGACGAACGAAAGCAGCTCCTTGCTCAAGCAGAGAAAGGTTCAGCTGAA CCATTGTCTACGAGCAGAAGAGATGTCAACGAACTGGTCGATTCACTCTTGGCCCGACCCGCAACACCGCTCACAGGCCCATCTTCAACTCGCCCGTCAACGATCGGTACCCCTGCCAGACCATCTGGGTCAACTCCTCCTGCTAGTATACCAGGTACGCCAGGTGGCAGGGTGAGTCGGCTGAGCAATGATGGGAGCTTGAGTAGAGTTGCTGGGTCGACAGCCGGGGGAGCGTCGGTTGGTGTGCCGGGGACTGTTGATCA GGAGAATATGCCATCGCCCTCGCCATCCCAGGCAGTAGACTTTGTGGATCATCAGGCTGAGCTGTTTGAGCTCCCTTCCAAA TCCGCTAAAGCGGCGCCTGTCACTTACTCGAAAGCTATCCAAACTATGACCTCCATGTCTACCTCTACGGACGACGCTGATGTTGACGACGCCCAATccgaaggagaggatggtaCGGGTCGacggcgaagaagaaaaggtgaagCAGACGAGAGTGGAAAAGAAACCGAGGacgagatgaggaagaggatattggaagagttggatgaagagagaaaggctttggagaaggagctgAGGGagttgagagagaagacggAAGAGCTGAAGATCGCTG AGTTATCGGATGAGCAACGACAAGCCATATTTGCAGCACCAGATTTTACGTCGTTCATTGAGGAGTCTACCCGAATCGTCCAAAGAGCCCTGAGTGATGGGTATGATTACATCAAAGATTACACTATTGGTATCGATGGTGCATT TGACGAGTCAGAAGGACAAAAAGTTAAACTGTTCTGTGCCTTTTCAGATGAGCGATGGACAAATGGAAGATCTGTAACTGACGTCGACTGGTCACCCAAA TTCCCCGAGTTGAGCGTCGCATCCTATAATAAAAACCCTTCTGCAGTCAACGATCCAGATGGCATCGTTGCAGTCTGGaaccttcaccttcttgaAAGACCTGAATTTGTCTTCCATTCTCCT TCGGACGTACTTTCCGTGAATTTTTCACCCTATCACCCTACTCTCATTTTCGGTGGCACATACTCTGGTCAAGTGCTCCTGTGGGATACTCGAGCAAAGCATTTGCCGGTCCTTAAAACCCCATTATCGGCCACCGCTCACACCTATCCCATTTACGCTATGAAGATGGTTGGCACGCAGAATGCCAACAACCTTATCTCCAGTAGTACAGATGGGCTCGTTTGTTCTTGGTTAGCTGATATGCTGGCTCAACCACAA GAAGCACTTCCACTTACCATGCCTGCTCATAACAAGACGGACGAGGTGTCCATCACGTGCTTCGACTTTCCTGACAACGAGACATCGACTTTCTGGATCGGTACTGAAGAAGGATCTGTCTACCAGGCCAATCGTTACGACCGTGCATCTGCCAAGGCGGGGATCAACCCTGATGAAGCGTATCGCGGCCATGCCGCTCCGGTTACAGGTATCCACTTCCATCCCGGTACAGGTTCCATTGACTTTtccaaccttttccttACCAGCTCTGTCGACTGGACAGTTAAGCTGTGGCGAACAAAAGCTGCTAACACTACAAAGGGAGCATCCGGGACGCAGGCGAATGGGAACGGAGAAGACAAGACTGTGGCTCCTGTGCACTCGTTTGAAGAGGCGAGCGACTATGTGTTTGATGTCAAATGGcatcctcaccatcccGCTGTGTTTGGTACAGTTGACGGGTCTGGAAAGTTTGACTTGTGGAATCTTAACCAGGATGTTGAA GTACCCATCATCTCAACCAATGTCTCTCCTCGTGCAATCAACAAGCTCGCCTGGGATCGCTCAGCGACAGCGCGCAAAGTTGCTTTGGGTTCATCTGACGGCAAGGTGTATATCTACGATGTGGCAGAAAAGTTGGTCGTGCCTCGGGATAGTGAATGGGTGGAAACGCAGAAGAATGTGCAGAGTTTGGCTGCCAGCAAGGACGGTGCAAACGGTGTGCTTGGAAACGAGAGTGTTTCAGGATCTGCAGGAAGATATAGGTTATGA
- a CDS encoding hypothetical protein (Match to EST gb|CF188689.1|CF188689) yields the protein MRPTLTFLAFLPLVAAFDCSITAFSISYDISPLAGLRTASKDSSTPPTTSEVKVSMNLCGGEGLGKEDGVADEDQCPENTRVCLKLINHKPSSSDPDRVTAVVSFWTVDTPDSDITATPLGKKGEQGLEISVKGQEYAGVPQHLQLTLLCDTSSDSPNPTLVSYTAGLLSLEWATPDACPRSGDSSSPSGSSGGGGGFFSFVKTLFWLIIIGLILYFAIGIFYNHQQYSARGWDLIPHRDFWREVPTLGQDLISHVVANVRGSGSGGRGGYSSLG from the exons ATGCGGCCGACACTAACTTTCCtcgctttccttcctctcgtTGCTGCCTTTGACTGTTCCATCaccgccttctccatctcttacGACATTTCGCCCTTGGCTGGCCTTCGCACAGCATCCAAAGATAGCTCTACACCACCAACAACATCGGAAGTGAAGGTGTCTATGAACTTGTGCGGGGGAGAAGGTTTAGGGAAGGAGGACGGTGTCGCCGATGAGGACCAG TGTCCCGAAAATACAAGGGTCTGTCTCAAGCTTATAAACCACAAgccttcatcctcagaCCCAGATCGGGTGACGGCTGTGGTTTCATTTTGGACAGTCGATACACCAGACAGTGATATCACAGCAACGCCtttgggaaagaagggggaaCAAGGTCTGGAGATTAGTGTAAAAGGGCAGGAGTATGCTGG TGTTCCCCAGCATCTCCAACTTACACTTTTGTGTGACACATCGTCAGACTCTCCTAACCCAACGCTCGTCTCTTATACTGCCGGTCTCCTGTCACTCGAATGGGCAACTCCCGATGCTTGCCCACGTTCAGGGGATTCTTCTAGCCCATCTGGCTCAAGTGGTGGCGGGGGCGGATTCTTTTCGTTTGTGAAGACTCTGTTCTGGTTGATTATTATCGGGTTAATTCTGTACTTCGCCATTG GGATATTCTATAACCATCAGCAATATTCTGCCAGGGGCTGGGACCTTATACCCCATCGTGATTTTTGGCGAGAAGTACCGACTCTTGGGCAAGATTTGATTTCTCACGTTGTGGCCAACGTGCGGGGTTCAGGCAGCGGAGGCAGGGGCGGTTACAGCAGTCTTGGTTAA
- a CDS encoding hypothetical protein (HMMPfam hit to Rad21_Rec8_N, N terminus of Rad21 / Rec8 like protein, score: 96.6, E(): 6.1e-26), whose amino-acid sequence MFFSDDLLTSKKGSFGIVWLMATLGPRNKKITRKQLAAVDLARTCDLIAEPPEPMALRLSGALLVGVARVYNQSFDMFYSDVNAFHSNLRRSIATDFNTANGGTTGGLALELPGEGRSRPEQITLGGVEFDWETDWTKELGYIDWNNPLGATRKRRASSVISSSQATPMSKRHHDDGERHEENDSEDEGYESEVARQAKRKKYSASAAATTLHRTPLHPHAPSNSLYTGPDLNFNEEVDLGLNLDFEAPAGANDSFSGPSGRDFDIPFAQPDDYDIGLNFEGFGEARPDEDADMGPPVAYDDELGEKYAPYQAQTLQRSPNRQSSIETVEQNLEAKKKREKKLKTVTFDRALEIDEEEERHAKKTYAERMEKEKRDAELKQVEKQIATIVGRMVDGGGGLEFFDLEMDDWFSHLTHVPKFKWEQDLTRSKKGKYGAFKAHAKDIDVQEPVDGRPDVYDNLPPMAEPDDYVYDVFGNIDLGQYDDNGPIQYDDYDMPVRDRNVGRGSEALDLEYARRENAQSGNLPWEAGMMENYSPGFPDMPDTSFTPGSLKLSIMTPQEVRLRAHSRSGSLGGPLNQRRRIRSSSLMSDRPDDDPLMLAPGNDSDLDVLPDELDLANIISSETQEARLADLPEAFRPEMLATLEKQCRDFFTYVEKRMLTLDKQEVEFNELVPEKSSKHVAAVAFYDCLTLATKKILSINQPEPWEDINIHFAVKNP is encoded by the exons ATGTTCTTCTCAGACGACCTGCTAACGAGCAAGAAGGGATC TTTCGGCATTGTATG GCTTATGGCCACGCTGGGACCTCGAAACAAGAAAATCACGAGGAAGCAGCTCGCCGCTGTAGACCTGGCGAGGACATGCGACCTGATCGCTGAGCCCCCAGAGCCCATGGCATTGAGATTGAGTGGAGCTTTACTTGTGGGTGTCGCTAG AGTATATAATCAGAGTTTTGACATGTTTTACTCT GATGTCAACGCCTTCCACTCCAACCTGCGACGCTCCATCGCTACTGATTTCAATACTGCCAATGGAGGTACAACCGGCGGGTTGGCATTGGAACTTCCGggcgagggaagaagcag ACCTGAGCAGATCACTCTCGGTGGTGTTGAATTCGATTGGGAAACTGATTGGACCAAAGAGCTTGGTTATATT GACTGGAATAACCCTCTTGGAGCCACACGCAAGCGGCGCGCTTCATCTGTGATTTCGTCTTCTCAAGCGACTCCGATGTCTAAAAGGcatcatgatgatggcgagaGACATGAAGAGAATGAttcagaagatgagggtTATGAGTCTGAGGTGGCTAGACAGGCTAAACGTAAGAAGT ACTCTGCTTCCGCAGCAGCCACGACCCTACATCGCACACCTCTTCACCCCCATGCACCTTCCAATTCGCTCTACACTGGTCCAGACTTGAACTTCAATGAAGAAGTCGACCTCGGTCTCAATCTTGATTTCGAAGCTCCCGCAGGGGCCAACGACAGCTTTTCAGGGCCTTCGGGGAGAGACTTTGATATTCCATTTGCCCAACCCGATGACTATGATATTGGATTGAATTTCGAAGGCTTTGGCGAAGCCAGGCCAGATGAAGA CGCCGATATGGGCCCCCCCGTCGCCTACGACGATGAGTTAGGGGAGAAATATGCGCCCTACCAAGCTCAGACTCTGCAACGATCTCCTAATCGTCAGTCTTCAATCGAGACCGTTGAGCAAAATCTcgaagcaaagaagaaaagggagaaaaagttgaagaCTGTTACTTTTGACAGGGCACTGGAGAtagatgaggaggaagagcgcCACGCCAAGAAGACTTATGCtgagagaatggagaaggagaagagagatgcAGAGTTGAAGCAAGTCGAAAAACAGATCGCAACAATAGTGGGAAGGATGGTTGATGGCGGGGGTGGCCTCGAAT TCTTTGATCTGGAAATGGACGATTGGTTTTCCCATCTCACTCATGTACCCAAGTTCAAGTGGGAACAAGACTTGACACGAagcaagaaggggaagTATGGTGCATTTAAAGCCCACGCAAAGGATATTGACGTTCAAGAGCCTGTTGACGGCCGCCCTGATGTCTATGATAATCTGCCTCCAATGGCTGAGCCTGATGACTATGTTTATGACGTGTTTGGCAACATTGACCTCGGTCAGTACGAT GACAATGGG CCCATCCAATATGACGATTACGACATGCCTGTTCGTGACAGAAATGTCGGAAGGGGTAGTGAGGCACTGGACCTGGAGTACGCCCGTAGGGAAAATGCTCAGAGTGGCAATCTGCCT TGGGAGGCAGGAATGATGGAAAACTACTCACCTG GTTTCCCCGACATGCCCGACACGTCCTTCACTCCAGGCTCCCTTAAGCTCAGCATTATGACTCCACAGGAAGTTCG ACTTCGAGCACACAGTCGCTCTGGATCACTCGGTGGTCCCCTCAATCAGCGCCGGCGCAtccgttcttcttcacttaTGAGCGATCGCCCGGACGACGATCCTCTCATGTTGGCTCCAGGAAATGACAGCGACCTAGATG TACTGCCTGATGAGCTTGATCTTGCGAACATCATATCATCAGAAACTCAGGAAGCGAGACTGGCTGATCTCCCCGAAGCGTTCCGCCCAGAGATGCTGGCGACTCTTGAAAAGCAGTGCCGAGACTTTTTCAC GTACGTTGAGAAGCGCATGCTCACTCTTGATAAACAAGAGGTAGAATTCAACGAGCTAGTGCCAGAAAAGTCTTCAAAGCATGTAGCGGCGGTCGCTTTT TATGATTGTCTTA CTCTTGCCACCAAAAAGATTCTGAGCATCAATCAGCCTGAACCCTGGGAAGACATTAACATTCATTTTGCTGTCAAAAATCCGTAA
- a CDS encoding hypothetical protein (HMMPfam hit to zf-CCCH, Zinc finger C-x8-C-x5-C-x3-H type (and similar), score: 43.2, E(): 7.1e-10) produces the protein MSDAEKKRIQLEIARLSGAIHRHTHNASYHPYKSAYPPARGHPRGRSRGTASSRGRGRGGRGAYSLDLRAQNQAASASGSQASTPTGAGSSAQAGPNTEKEEGEIDPEPPAQPAASWVKTARSGHQSLMTAEKRAQLQANSVYKTSKSLASMKPPGKGRQPRLKIKAVPVPDGTPRVFIDGVTYEFNPGGKGLKRTSDYKQPNTLQWYIDSPKPRLVSVLGIKYRFQPNGDLTLPKSNVPRRGQLCPYFSKTGRCRKGHICKAIHDPDRVAACPNFLRGRCELGPICPLSHRTTAHNTPSCTRFQALSYCTRPNCPYPHVKVSNDAPICEDFAFTGWCDTAEGECPNLHSYDCPEFWSTGKCPRGAKCKLRHTLRAEKGRVAKPESTKEEEKKSKKTEVPPGSFEEQTEFIVFDDEGSPGLALSESEEDDEEENDDDEEENDEGDEDEDEDEDEEDEDEDGHGKQEASADEKDESDEDVKILF, from the exons ATGTCCGACGccgagaagaaaagaatcCAGCTGGAAATCGCAAGATTATCAG GCGCCATCCACCGCCACACACATAATGCCTCCTACCATCCATATAAATCTGCTTACCCGCCTGCAAGAGGCCATccaagaggaaggagtcGTGGGACTGCAAGCAGTCGAGGTCGTGGACGAGGCGGAAGGGGTGCTTACTCCCTTGATTTGAGAGCTCAAAACCAGGCTGCAAGCGCTTCCGGATCTCAAGCGTCAACACCTACAGGTGCAGGCTCAAGTGCCCAAGCAGGCCCCAAtacagaaaaagaagaaggcgaaatTGATCCCGAACCTCCCGCCCAACCTGCGGCTTCGTGGGTCAAGACTGCCCGATCAGGTCATCAAAGTCTTATGACTGCCGAGAAGAG GGCACAACTACAAGCAAATTCGGTCTACAAAACTTCCAAATCTTTAGCGAGCATGAAACCTCCCGGAAAAGGTCGACAGCCTAGACTGAAAATCAAAGCCGTCCCGGTACCAGATGGCACCCCACGCGTCTTTATCGACGGCGTTACATACGAGTTTAACCCTGGTGGCAAAGGTCTAAAACGGACATCAG ACTACAAGCAACCGAACACCCTACAGTGGTACATTGACAGCCCGAAGCCTAGATTGGTCAGTGTCCTCGGTATAAAATATAGATTTCAACCCAACGGAGATCTCACCCTGCCGAAATCAAA TGTGCCCAGAAGAGGGCAGCTGTGCCCTTACTTTTCCAAGACGG GTCGATGCCGAAAAGGACATATTTGCAAAGCTATCCACGACCCCGACCGAGTTGCTGCCTGTCCCAATTTCCTCCGCGGACGATGTGAACTCGGTCCTATTTGTCCACTCTCACACAGAACAACTGCGCACAATACACCCTCCTGCACCCGATTCCAGGCCCTATCTTACTGCACTCGTCCCAACTGTCCCTATCCACACGTCAAGGTATCGAACGATGCGCCGATATGCGAAGACTTTGCCTTTACTGGATGGTGTGATACGGCAGAGGGCGAGTGTCCAAATTTGCATTCTTACGACTGTCCCGAATTTTGGTCTACGGGCAAGTGCCCGAGAGGCGCCAAATGCAAGCTCAGACATACACTTCGTGCGGAGAAGGGTAGGGTGGCAAAACCGGAATCcacaaaagaagaagagaaaaagagcaagaagacgGAAGTCCCGCCAGGGAGCTTTGAGGAACAAACCGAGTTTATCGTGTTTGACGATGAGGGATCACCTGGGTTGGCCTTGTCTGAgagcgaagaggatgacgaggaggagaatgacgatgacgaggaggagaatgacgagggagatgaagatgaggatgaggatgaggatgaagaagacgaggacgaggacggCCATGGTAAGCAAGAGGCTTCAGCTGACGAGAAGGACGAATCCGACGAAGACGTCAAGATTCTGTTCTAG
- a CDS encoding hypothetical protein (Match to EST gb|CF187017.1|CF187017; HMMPfam hit to zf-CCCH, Zinc finger C-x8-C-x5-C-x3-H type (and similar), score: 45.6, E(): 1.4e-10), whose amino-acid sequence MASHLANIFGTEQDRVNCSFYLKIGACRHGDRCSRKHIKPQFSQTILLPNVYNNPGHTPEGQNMSAEELQADFDRFYEDFFIELAKYGNLQEMIVCDNVGDHLLGNVYARFEYEAEAARAVQALNDRWYAMRPLHAELSPVTDFRESCCRQNELGECKREGFCNFMHLCHPTRSLVSALQASQRVSRRRAHKGAEVDSGDMGWTPAVAAGGEGDLGWMPERRY is encoded by the exons ATGGCTTCCCACCTCGCAAACATCTT TGGCACAGAACAAGACCGTGTCAACTGCTCCTTCTACTTGAAGATTGGTGCCTGCAGACACGGTGACAGATGTTCAAG AAAACACATCAAGCCTCAATTCTCACaaaccatcctccttcctaATGTCTACAATAACCCTGGCCACACACCCGAAGGTCAAAATATGTCTGCAGAAGAGCTCCAAGCGGATTTCGATAGGTTTTATGAAGACTTCTTCAT CGAACTGGCCAAATATGGAAACCTCCAAGAAATGATTGTTTGCGACAATGTCGGCGACCACCTTCTCGGAAATGTATATGCGCGATTCGAATAcgaagcagaagcagctAGAGCAGTCCAGGCGTTGAACGACAGGTGGTATGCTATGAGACCGTTGCATGCCGAGCTGTCGCCCGTGACAGATTTCAGGGAGAGTTGCTGTCGGCAGAACGAGTTGGGAGAGTGCAAACGTGAAGG CTTTTGCAACTTTATGCACCTTTGCCACCCTACAAGATCCCTCGTTTCAGCCCTTCAAGCATCACAGCGTGTCTCAAGGCGACGGGCACACAAGGGTGCCGAGGTTGATAGCGGAGATATGGGATGGACACCGGCAGTCGCAGCAGGCGGAGAAGGTGACTTGGGATGGATGCCTGAAAGGCGGTATTAG
- a CDS encoding hypothetical protein (Match to ESTs gb|CF185726.1|CF185726, gb|CF189006.1|CF189006, gb|CF189005.1|CF189005) — translation MPSRAEDLIAKAEKKASSSVGWFGSSSSKWEEAADLFSQAAIAFKIDNKWQESGQAYEREAACRLRLNENNDAMNAFHNAAKSYKKSNPEAAVTALHQAIKLLIESGLFRQAADREKEIANIYAQDGIDPAKARDSFVRAGDWYKQEDANATANQCYQQAAEISADLGDFQKSMELYQTVADWSLTSALTKYSVKEYWLRAALCSMAMGDLVTTHKLLTEFAQKDLTFPSTREAKFAKDLMDACEEADLEKFTGTVYQYDQVTKLDNWKTGVLLKIKKALEEDEGGLT, via the exons ATGCCCTCCCGCGCAGAAGACCTCATCGCaaaggcagagaagaaggcctcctcctcggtcGGGTGGTTCGGcagctcatcctcaaagtgggaagaagcagccGACCTCTTCAGCCAG GCTGCAATCGCATTCAAAATCGACAACAAGTGGCAAGAGTCCGGCCAGGCTTACGAAAG GGAAGCAGCATGTCGCCTCCGTTTAAATGAGAACAACGACGCCATGAACGCGTTCCACAACGCCGCCAAGAGTTACAAGAAGAGCAACCCCGAGG CCGCCGTGACTGCTTTGCACCAAGCGATCAAGCTCTTAATTGAATCAGGTCTTTTCAGGCAAGCGGCGGatagggaaaaggaaattGCCAACATTTACGCCCAAGATGGTATCGATCCGGCCAAGGCCCGAGACAGTTTTGTCAGAGCAGGAGACTGGTACAAGCAGGAAGATGCCAATGC AACGGCAAATCAGTGTTACCAACAAGCCGCCGAGATTTCTGCTGATCTTGGAGATTTCCAAAAATCCATGGAATTGTACCAAACTGTGGCAGACTGGAGCTTGACAAGTGCTCTGACAAAGTATTCTGTCAAGGAGTACTGGCTGCGCGCTGCTCTTTGTTCAATGGCTATGGGT GACCTCGTCACCACCCACAAGCTCCTCACGGAATTTGCGCAAAAAGACCTTACATTCCCCTCTACGCGAGAAGCCAAATTCGCCAAGGATCTTATGGACGCATGCGAGGAAGCCGATTTGGAGAAATTTACTGGCACGGTGTATCAATATGACCAAGTGACCAAGCTGGATAACTGGAAGACGGGTGTGTTGttgaagatcaagaaggccttggaggaagacgagggtgGTTTGACATAG